From the Halobacterium zhouii genome, the window CGGAGTTCGGGGTCGTTGGTGTCCCACGCGCCTTTCACCTGTTTGACGATGAGTTGGGAGTCACCACGCACCTCGGCCTCGTCGAAGCCGAAGCCGTCGGCCGCCTCGAGGCCGGCGAGCAGCGCCTCGTACTCGGCCTGGTTGTTCGTGGCGCGCCCGATGGTCTCGCCGCCCTCGGCGACGATGCCGTCCTCGGAGACGAGCACCCAGCCGACCGCCGAGGGGCCGGGGTTGCCGCGACTCGCGCCGTCGAAGTAGACGTGGACGCGACCGCCGCGGTCGGGTTCGACGACTGCCGTGATGTCCGTCGGGCTACCGCCCTGCACGACGAGTTTGTCGTCGTACGCGACAGCGTGGGCGTCCCCGAGGTCCGCGTGCCAGCGCTCGTGGTCGGTTTTTCCTTCGCTGAATGCCGCTCCGGCGGCTTCGAGTCGGTCGCGCGCGTCGTCGACGTCACACTCAACCACGGGCATCGATTCGAACTCACCCGCCGCCGCGTATATGGATTGCCATCCGTGTGAGTGCCCGCCGATGGGCCGGACGGGGGTTCCGACTGGTTGCCGCCAACTGACCTATAATTCAGTCGCATTCCGAAGGTCGGAATCGGCGAAGGGTTTAAAAGTACTGGAGACACTACTATAAAAATGCGATGACACGGTCCACTCGCCAGCGGGAGCGAGAATCAGCGACAGAGCAGGAGGAGTCCGAGGAGGGGGTACGGGAGTGCCCGGAGTGTGGCTCAGACAACCTTGTGAAGAGTTCGGACCGCGCAGAACTCGTCTGTAACGACTGCGGACTGGTGGTCGAAGAGGAGCAGATCGACCCCGGCCCGGAGTGGCGCGCGTTCAACCACCAGGAACGACAGCAGAAATCTCGGGTCGGCGCCCCGACCACGCAGACGATGCACGACAAGGGGCTCACGACGACCATCGACTGGAAGGACAAGGACGCCTACGGACGGTCCATCTCCTCGAAGAAACGGTCTCAGATGCACCGCCTGCGGAAGTGGCAGGAACGCATCCGCACGAAGGACGCCGGCGAGCGCAACCTGCAGTTCGCGCTCTCCGAAATCGACCGGATGGCCAGCGCCCTCGGCGTACCGCGTTCGGTACGCGAGGTCGCCTCGGTCATCTACCGACGCGCACTCAAGGAAGACCTCATCCGCGGCCGGTCCATCGAGGGCGTCGCAACGAGCGCGCTCTACGCGGCCTGCCGTAAAGAAGGAATTCCGCGAAGCCTCGAAGAGATCTCCGAGGTTTCGCGCGTCGAGCGAAAGGAGATCGGTCGAACCTACCGCTACATCTCACAGGAACTCGGTCTGGAGATGAAACCGGTCGACCCCAAGAAGTACGTCCCACGGTTCTGCTCGGAACTCGAACTCTCCGAGGAAGTGCAGGCGAAAGCCAACGAGATCATCGAGACGACCGCCGAGAAGGGACTGCTTTCGGGCAAGTCCCCGACCGGATACGCCGCCGCTGCGATCTACGCGGCATCACTGCTCTGTAACGAGAAGAAGACCCAGCGCGAGGTCGCGGACGTCGCGCAAGTGACGGAAGTTACGATCCGGAATCGCTATCAGGAACAGATCGAAGCGATGGGCATCCACGGGTAGTCTCTCTTTCTCTCCTCTTAGAACAGACCGCGTAGCGACAGCTCGAGGGCCGATAGACGCGCACAGCGATAGGTAGACGCCGCGCAGCGATAGCCAGGTTTCACGCGAGAATCAGGCGGTACTGTGGTGGAACGCTGTGGAATCAGCAACTGATTCCACGGCGAACGGTGGTTCGTGGCTGACGCGGGCCGTGGCGGGGTCGACGTCGCGACCCCGGGAATCGTCACTCCCGGACGGAGTCCAGAAGCAGGCGCTGTTCGACGCGCTTGGCCTCGTGCTGGACGTCCCGGACGGCGTCGATGTTCGCGGAGATCGAGGAGATGCCGGTCTCCACGAGGTGGTCGACCATCTCGGGCTTGGACCCGGCCTGCCCGCAGATGCTCGTCTCGACGTCGTGCTCCCGGCACGTCTCGACCGTCTCACGGATGAGTTTCAGCACCGCCGGGTGGAGTTCGTCGAAGCGGTCGGACACGTTCCCGTTGTTCCGGTCGACCGCGAGCGTGTACTGCGTGAGGTCGTTCGTGCCGAACGAGGCGAAGTCGATTCCCTCGGCGGCGAGGTCCTCGATGCAGAGCGCGGCCGCGGGCGTCTCGATCATCACGCCCCACGTACGCTTCTCGGTGTCGAGGCCGACCTCGTCCATCAGGTTGCGCGCCGCGGCGACGTCGTCCTCGTCGTTCACGAGCGGGAACATCACCTCGACGTTGTCGTACCCCATCTCGTAGAGGCGCTTGAACGCCTCGAGCTCGTGCTTGAACACGTCCGGGGTGTCGAGACTGCGCCGGATGCCCCGGTAGCCGAGCATCGGATTGTGCTCGTGGGGCTCGTCGTTCCCGCCCTCGAGTTGGCGGAACTCGTCGGTCGGCGCGTCGAGCGTGCGAACGCGGACGGGCCGCGGGTAGAACTCCTCGGCGACGGACTGCACGCCCTTGACGAGTTCCTCGACGTAGGCGTCCTCGCCGTGGTCGTCGATGTACCGCTGGGGGGTCTTGTTCGTCGAGAGGATCATGTGCTCCATTCGGAGCAGGCCGACGCCGTCGGCGCCCGTCGCGGCGGCGCGCTCGGCGGCCTCCGGGATGGAGACGTTGACCTTCACCTCCGTGGCGGTCATCGGCTTCACGGGCGTCTTCGGACGCGCTTCCTCGATGGGGTCGCGTTCCTCTCTCGCGTCCGGTGGCCCCTCCGTGACGACGCCGCGGTCGCCGTCGAGCGTGATGACCTGGTCGTCCTGGAGCGTCGTGGAGGCGTCCCCCGCGCCGACGACTGCCGGACAGCCGAGTTCGCGAGAGACGATGGCGGCGTGACTCGTCATCCCGCCCTCGTCCGTGACGATGCCGGCCGCGCGCTTCATCGCGGGCACCATGTCCGGCGTCGTCATCTCGGTGACGATGATGTCGCCCTCGCCGACCTTGTCGAGCTGGTCGAGTTTCTTCACGATGCGGACCGCGCCCGAGGCGATGCCGGGGCTCGCGCCCAGCCCCGACACGAGCGTGTCGTTGTCATCGTCGTCGCTACCGTTGCCGTTCGCGGCGACCTCCTGTTCGTCGTCGATGGTGGTGATGGGGCGGGACTGGAGCATGTAGATGTCGCCGCCCATCATGGCCCATTCGACGTCCTGTGGTTCGCCGTAGTGGTCCTCGACGCGCTCGCCGATGGCAACGAGGTCCGCAATCTCGTCGTCCGAGAGCACGCGCTCCTCGCGCCTCTCCTCGCTCACCTCACGTTCGACGGTCTCCCCGGTGTCGGGGTCCTTGACGTGCATCAGTTTTTTGTCCGCGACGGTGACCTCTTGGACGGTGCTGTTGTCGCGGTTCACGACGTAGTTGTCGGGGGAGACTGCGCCGGAGACGACCGCTTCTCCGAGCCCCCACGCCGCCTCGATGATGGCTTCGTGGGCGCCCGTGGAGGGGTGACTCGTGAACATCACGCCGGATTTCTCGGCGTCGACCATGCGCTGGACGACGACCGCGATGTCGACCTTGTCGTGCTCGAAGCCCTGCTGTTCGCGGTAGTAGATCGCCCGCTGGGTGAAAAGCGACGCCCAGCAGCGCTTCACGCGGTCGACGAGGTCGTCGCCGGTGACGTTCAGGAACGTCTCCTGTTGCCCCGCGAAGCTCGCGTCCGGAAGGTCCTCGGCGGTCGCGGAGGACCGAACGGCGACGAACGCGCCGCCGCTCGACCCGGACGCGTCGTCGAGGTTCCCGTAGGCCGAAACGATCTCATCGCGGATCTCGTCCGGGAGTTCGGTGTTCAAGATCAGGTCCTTCGCTCGCGCCTCGGCGTCCGCGAGCGCCTCGGAGTCCTCGGGGTCGACATCGACCGCCTCGAACAGTTCGTCGTCGATGCCAGCCGCCTCGATGAACGAGCGGTACGTGCCGGCGGTCACGACGAACCCCGGCGGGACGGGCAACCCGGCGTCGGTGAGTTCGCCGAGTGACGCGCCCTTGCCGCCGACGAATTCGACGTCGTCGGCCCTTACGTCTTCCAGCCAGCGTACAGCCATGTGGCAGTTCAATAGACCGGAAAGCAGCATAAGTAGATTGCGAACAGTCCAACGAGCTCCGGGAACACAACTCGGCTTCGAGTTCATTCCTGTCTGGAAGTCGAATTTCTTCCTGTCTGGAAGTCGGATCCTCCTGTCGGCGGTTCGAGTTTCTTCACTGTCGGAGGTTTTTAGCCGGCGCGCTTCGTCGGGCCGCCCATGGACTCGAAACGTTCTGCAGTACACGCAGGCAAGTACTTCCTGCTCACGTCGCTGTTCGCGCTCGTCGCCCTCGCGTTCGTCGCCGGTGGCGCGGTTCTCGGCGGTGCAGAGGCCCTCGACACGTACAACGCTACGGAGTCGGTGACGCAGGCGCTCTCGGCGGCCTGGCTCGGCATACTGCTCGCCACTGTCGGCGTGCTCGTCTACCGCTTCGGGAAGGCGTGGGCCTTGTACAAGACGCTCACCGACGCCACCGAGGAGGCCCTCGAGGACACCTACGACACCCAGCGCGTGAAAAGCGACATCGTGAGCGTGCTCGACGACCGTCTCTCGGACATGCAGACCGACCTCCAGTCTGTGAACCGCGAACTCCGAAAGGTCCGCGGCGACGAGCAGTTCGAATTCGGTAACGGAGACGACTGATACGGCTCTGGGGTTCGCCGACGCTGTTCTTCCCGCGACTTCTCCCTCACTGGGCCTCGCTGTTCTCCGCATCGACTACCGTCCGCTGGTTCTCGCCGTTCTCCACTCCGATTGCCGCTCGCTACCCCTCGAGAATCTCCTCCTCGTCCGCCGCAGGCACCGTGAGCGTCCCGTCGAACGTCTCGACGGCCCGGCCACCCACGCGCGGAGCACCGCCCTCGCTGGCCTGCACGCTGACGCGGCCGGGCCGGTCGACGAAGTGTCCCTGTTCGAAGACCATCTCCGCCGGTGTCTCACCCGCGCCGAACGCGTCGAAGTGATCGAGATACGCCCCCACTGCGCCGCTCGCCGTCCCGGTCACGGGGTCCTCGTCGACGCCCGCGCCCGGCACCCACGCCCGCCCGTGGAGCGTCGACTCCCGGTCGAGCGCGTCGAAGGAGAACGCGTAGACGCCCGCCGCGCCCACCTCGTCGGCGAGCGCCTCGACCGCGTCGAAGTCCGGACTTGCGTCCCCGAGGTCCGAGAGGTACGTCAACGGCACCACGAGAAACGGTAGGCCCGTGTCTGCGACGGCCAGGGGCAGGTCGTCGCTCGCTCCGCGGAGCGCCGGCACGCCGACGCCGACGGCGTCCGAGACGTCCTCGTAGCCCACGCCGTCTTCCCTCGCGTCGACTTTCCGCACCTCGGGTTCGTTCTGCGTCATCCAGACGGTGCCATCGGACTCCACCTCGATATCGAGCACGCCGACGTTCGTTTCGAGGGTGTGTTCGCCCGCGTCGAGCGCGCCGTCCGCGAACAGGTGCGCGTGGCTCGCGATGGTCGCGTGCCCGCAGAGGTCGACCTCCGTCGTCGGCGTGAAGTACCGAACTCGGCGGTCGGCGTCCCCGCTCTCCCGGAGGAACGCCGTCTCGCTCGCGCCCAGTTCGGCCGCGATGGCCTGCATCTGGTCGTCGGTCAAGTCCTCGGCGTCCGGCACCACGCCCGCCGCATTCCCCGCACACGACTCCTCGGTGAACGCGTCCACCAGGAGCGCTCGCGTCTCGGTCATGCAGCGGGGTTCTCGTTCCTCCGTGTTGCCTGTTTTCCTCTGGAGGACGTTTCAGATACGCGACTGGCGATGAGAATATCCAGAAAGCCATAGCTGCCACAACGCGAACTGGTTTCGAGAACACCTGGAAAGCCCCGGCACGCTCGCGGTCGCTGGGTGGCATATCCGCTCACTGTGCTCGCGGATAGGGCCACCCAGACGACCACGCAGACGCGAGCGTGCCACCCCTTTCAGTCCTCCCGGTGACCGGTTGACCAGCCGGCATCGGGTGGG encodes:
- the rnhA gene encoding ribonuclease HI, with the protein product MPVVECDVDDARDRLEAAGAAFSEGKTDHERWHADLGDAHAVAYDDKLVVQGGSPTDITAVVEPDRGGRVHVYFDGASRGNPGPSAVGWVLVSEDGIVAEGGETIGRATNNQAEYEALLAGLEAADGFGFDEAEVRGDSQLIVKQVKGAWDTNDPELREKRVRVRELLERFEEWSLTHVPREVNDRADKLANEALDED
- a CDS encoding transcription initiation factor IIB, with the protein product MTRSTRQRERESATEQEESEEGVRECPECGSDNLVKSSDRAELVCNDCGLVVEEEQIDPGPEWRAFNHQERQQKSRVGAPTTQTMHDKGLTTTIDWKDKDAYGRSISSKKRSQMHRLRKWQERIRTKDAGERNLQFALSEIDRMASALGVPRSVREVASVIYRRALKEDLIRGRSIEGVATSALYAACRKEGIPRSLEEISEVSRVERKEIGRTYRYISQELGLEMKPVDPKKYVPRFCSELELSEEVQAKANEIIETTAEKGLLSGKSPTGYAAAAIYAASLLCNEKKTQREVADVAQVTEVTIRNRYQEQIEAMGIHG
- the ppsA gene encoding pyruvate, water dikinase translates to MAVRWLEDVRADDVEFVGGKGASLGELTDAGLPVPPGFVVTAGTYRSFIEAAGIDDELFEAVDVDPEDSEALADAEARAKDLILNTELPDEIRDEIVSAYGNLDDASGSSGGAFVAVRSSATAEDLPDASFAGQQETFLNVTGDDLVDRVKRCWASLFTQRAIYYREQQGFEHDKVDIAVVVQRMVDAEKSGVMFTSHPSTGAHEAIIEAAWGLGEAVVSGAVSPDNYVVNRDNSTVQEVTVADKKLMHVKDPDTGETVEREVSEERREERVLSDDEIADLVAIGERVEDHYGEPQDVEWAMMGGDIYMLQSRPITTIDDEQEVAANGNGSDDDDNDTLVSGLGASPGIASGAVRIVKKLDQLDKVGEGDIIVTEMTTPDMVPAMKRAAGIVTDEGGMTSHAAIVSRELGCPAVVGAGDASTTLQDDQVITLDGDRGVVTEGPPDAREERDPIEEARPKTPVKPMTATEVKVNVSIPEAAERAAATGADGVGLLRMEHMILSTNKTPQRYIDDHGEDAYVEELVKGVQSVAEEFYPRPVRVRTLDAPTDEFRQLEGGNDEPHEHNPMLGYRGIRRSLDTPDVFKHELEAFKRLYEMGYDNVEVMFPLVNDEDDVAAARNLMDEVGLDTEKRTWGVMIETPAAALCIEDLAAEGIDFASFGTNDLTQYTLAVDRNNGNVSDRFDELHPAVLKLIRETVETCREHDVETSICGQAGSKPEMVDHLVETGISSISANIDAVRDVQHEAKRVEQRLLLDSVRE
- a CDS encoding PhzF family phenazine biosynthesis protein, translating into MTETRALLVDAFTEESCAGNAAGVVPDAEDLTDDQMQAIAAELGASETAFLRESGDADRRVRYFTPTTEVDLCGHATIASHAHLFADGALDAGEHTLETNVGVLDIEVESDGTVWMTQNEPEVRKVDAREDGVGYEDVSDAVGVGVPALRGASDDLPLAVADTGLPFLVVPLTYLSDLGDASPDFDAVEALADEVGAAGVYAFSFDALDRESTLHGRAWVPGAGVDEDPVTGTASGAVGAYLDHFDAFGAGETPAEMVFEQGHFVDRPGRVSVQASEGGAPRVGGRAVETFDGTLTVPAADEEEILEG